One genomic window of Malaciobacter molluscorum LMG 25693 includes the following:
- the clpS gene encoding ATP-dependent Clp protease adapter ClpS encodes MANEFEVELDNDIKLEEPKKYKVLLLNDDYSTMDFVIEVLVNIFRKRQDEAAQIMLNIHNKGKEVCGVYTHEIAATKVAQVTTLARERGFPLKAIMEEE; translated from the coding sequence GTGGCTAATGAATTTGAAGTAGAATTAGATAATGATATAAAATTGGAAGAACCAAAAAAGTATAAAGTATTATTGCTAAATGATGATTATTCGACAATGGATTTTGTAATAGAAGTTTTAGTTAATATTTTTAGAAAAAGACAAGATGAAGCAGCTCAAATTATGTTAAATATACATAATAAAGGTAAAGAGGTTTGTGGTGTTTATACACATGAAATTGCAGCAACAAAAGTTGCTCAAGTAACAACATTAGCAAGGGAAAGAGGATTTCCTTTAAAAGCAATAATGGAAGAAGAGTAA
- the cas6 gene encoding CRISPR-associated endoribonuclease Cas6 — protein sequence MKYFELKCTSYIKKNIELNNSFDILSSYINFSFTKDENLKKLHEKNDFKNYCFGNFYPIEKDKIYKSGNTYEFIIRSLDEESIYTLQRILRENINNSYLQVLQATKKEVKQFFISELYTITPTITTVKDENNKSIFWTVPKDGDILKLQEQLQNNLLKKYENFYNEKLEPTQNFIQLLEIKNQKPQSIFFTKKSDEKQIKVRLFGNKFKIVPNEDEVSQKLAFVALGCGLGEKQSYGGGFCLWK from the coding sequence ATGAAATACTTCGAACTAAAATGCACTTCATACATAAAGAAAAATATTGAACTAAATAATAGCTTTGATATTTTGTCAAGTTATATAAATTTCTCATTTACAAAAGACGAAAACTTAAAAAAGTTACATGAAAAGAATGACTTTAAAAACTATTGCTTTGGAAACTTTTACCCAATAGAAAAAGACAAAATTTATAAATCAGGTAATACTTATGAGTTTATAATACGCTCACTAGATGAAGAGTCTATTTATACACTGCAAAGAATTTTGAGAGAAAACATAAACAACAGTTACCTTCAAGTTTTGCAAGCAACAAAAAAAGAGGTAAAACAATTTTTTATAAGTGAACTATATACAATAACCCCAACAATAACAACAGTAAAAGATGAAAATAACAAATCAATATTTTGGACTGTGCCTAAAGATGGAGATATATTAAAGTTACAAGAACAACTACAAAATAATCTTCTAAAAAAATACGAAAACTTTTACAATGAAAAGTTAGAACCAACACAAAACTTCATCCAACTACTTGAAATCAAAAATCAAAAACCACAATCAATATTTTTCACTAAAAAAAGTGATGAAAAACAGATAAAAGTAAGACTATTTGGGAATAAGTTTAAAATAGTACCAAATGAAGATGAAGTAAGTCAGAAGTTAGCGTTTGTTGCTTTAGGATGTGGACTTGGTGAGAAACAGAGTTATGGTGGAGGGTTTTGTTTATGGAAGTAG
- the cas5 gene encoding CRISPR-associated protein Cas5 — MKVIRFEIQGLINSYRIPFFRTYHKSFLAPPKTTIIGMLCNISLKSQKEFFEILDKEVFEVSVVINEIKGRAKDLWSYKTLEKKNMGKSVVRRDKLFSPKYTIYLKIKDEKLYNEILENLKLPKNTPSLGMDDELIEIKNIKTLEMEEHDTNKINSIFLDKNISYKAYVKDLSKSIELPTINLAPTKFIAFDKKNRRIPKESNKDFEFSQVEYLNCEIEFSQDIENFVDDELNNKVMFY; from the coding sequence ATGAAAGTTATAAGATTTGAGATACAAGGTCTTATAAACTCATATAGAATACCTTTTTTTAGAACTTATCATAAAAGTTTTTTAGCTCCGCCAAAGACTACTATTATAGGTATGCTTTGTAATATTTCTTTAAAATCTCAAAAAGAGTTTTTTGAGATTTTAGATAAAGAGGTATTTGAAGTATCCGTTGTAATAAATGAGATTAAGGGTAGAGCTAAAGATTTGTGGTCATATAAAACTTTAGAGAAAAAAAATATGGGAAAAAGTGTAGTCAGAAGAGATAAACTTTTTTCTCCAAAATATACGATATATCTAAAAATAAAAGATGAGAAACTTTATAATGAAATTTTAGAAAATCTAAAATTGCCTAAAAATACTCCATCTTTGGGAATGGATGATGAGTTGATAGAAATAAAAAATATAAAAACTTTAGAGATGGAAGAACATGACACTAACAAGATTAATTCTATTTTTTTAGATAAAAATATTTCTTATAAGGCTTATGTAAAAGATTTATCAAAAAGTATAGAGCTTCCAACTATAAATTTAGCTCCTACAAAGTTTATAGCTTTTGATAAAAAAAATAGAAGAATACCAAAAGAGTCAAATAAAGATTTTGAATTTAGTCAAGTCGAGTATTTAAATTGTGAAATAGAATTTTCTCAAGATATAGAGAATTTTGTGGATGATGAACTTAATAATAAAGTGATGTTTTACTAG
- a CDS encoding flagellin N-terminal helical domain-containing protein, producing MILFTNTATLIAYENYSYNNKLLTRSLLRLSTGLRINSASDDPSGLAIADKLRMQATSVSQGIENANSAIALTQIADKAISEQSLIIDTVKAKLIQASTDSNNNEGKEAIRKDIVKLLQQLDNIASQTNYNGNTLLQNAQMDTSISSIKNFFVGESSSDIIQLSSVQANTIGLGLDTLKALSKDTLTSDLARNSLNVLDKALTKLSNFRSEFGSTQNQLESSVRYMLTLKTNLKASESVIRDVDYAKESANLSKFQLIAQAGMFAMAQANKIQELMLRYLFR from the coding sequence ATGATTTTATTTACAAATACAGCTACATTAATAGCGTATGAAAATTATAGTTATAATAATAAACTCTTAACTCGTTCTTTATTAAGATTATCAACTGGACTTAGAATAAATAGTGCAAGTGATGATCCTTCAGGACTTGCAATTGCTGATAAGTTAAGAATGCAAGCAACTAGTGTGTCTCAAGGTATAGAAAATGCAAATTCTGCAATTGCTTTAACTCAAATAGCAGATAAAGCAATAAGTGAACAATCTTTAATAATAGATACAGTAAAAGCAAAACTTATTCAAGCTTCAACTGATTCAAATAATAATGAAGGTAAAGAAGCTATAAGAAAAGATATAGTTAAACTTCTGCAACAACTTGATAATATTGCTTCGCAAACAAATTATAATGGAAATACTCTTTTACAAAATGCACAAATGGATACATCAATATCGAGTATAAAGAATTTTTTTGTTGGTGAAAGTTCAAGTGACATAATCCAATTATCTTCTGTTCAAGCAAATACTATTGGCTTGGGATTAGATACTTTAAAAGCATTATCTAAAGATACTTTGACATCAGATTTAGCTCGTAATTCTTTAAATGTATTAGATAAAGCTTTAACTAAATTAAGCAATTTTAGATCAGAGTTTGGTTCTACTCAAAATCAATTAGAATCTTCAGTAAGATATATGCTAACATTGAAAACAAACTTAAAAGCAAGCGAATCAGTTATTAGGGATGTAGATTATGCAAAAGAGAGTGCAAATTTAAGTAAATTCCAATTAATAGCACAAGCAGGAATGTTTGCAATGGCTCAAGCCAATAAAATTCAAGAACTTATGTTAAGATATCTATTTAGATAA
- the bioD gene encoding dethiobiotin synthase, producing the protein MIKEKNYYLNKSLFISATNTDVGKTYGCKKFAIALSKLGLKVGYFKPFETGVIDKPVDGWAMLELIKKLNPQFDFDIKDVVPYQFELPAAPYVAKKDTKIDFDFLLQKKKQLEEKCDVLIIEGAGGLMVPIEKDIFIIDLINLFNCEAILITPSKLGGINDTLLSIEALKSRDIKFDFYINLFQDKDTFEEVSLPFLKDYFPKLNYLQEL; encoded by the coding sequence ATGATAAAAGAAAAGAATTACTATTTAAATAAAAGCTTATTTATAAGTGCTACAAATACAGATGTAGGGAAAACTTATGGATGTAAAAAATTTGCAATTGCACTCTCAAAATTAGGATTAAAAGTTGGTTATTTTAAACCTTTTGAAACAGGTGTAATTGATAAACCTGTAGATGGTTGGGCTATGTTAGAATTAATAAAAAAGCTGAATCCTCAGTTTGATTTTGACATCAAAGATGTTGTTCCTTATCAATTTGAACTACCAGCTGCTCCTTATGTAGCTAAAAAAGATACTAAAATTGATTTTGATTTTCTACTACAAAAAAAGAAACAATTAGAAGAAAAATGTGATGTACTTATAATTGAAGGTGCTGGGGGTCTTATGGTTCCAATTGAAAAAGATATATTTATTATTGATTTAATTAATCTTTTTAATTGTGAAGCTATTTTAATAACTCCTAGTAAATTAGGTGGAATAAATGATACTTTGCTTAGTATTGAAGCTTTAAAAAGTAGAGATATAAAATTTGATTTTTATATCAACTTATTTCAAGATAAAGATACTTTTGAAGAGGTATCTTTACCATTTTTGAAAGATTATTTTCCTAAGCTAAACTATTTACAGGAATTATAA
- the aat gene encoding leucyl/phenylalanyl-tRNA--protein transferase, whose amino-acid sequence MQIPPLTDDVYTFPNPRLACNEGILAYGGDLTPARLISAYANGIFPWYNEDEPILWWSPNPRLVMELDEFKLSKSLAKTIKKNKFEIKFDTNFTQVMIECKNMFRPDQDGTWLQDELIEAYTNLHNLGYAHSFESYYDGQLVGGGYGLVIGDMFCGESMFAKKSDASKVALYYLVQRLKKNGFSLLDCQTPTNHLQSLGAKCISRDEFLNRLSIAIENFPKF is encoded by the coding sequence TTGCAAATACCACCTTTAACTGATGATGTATATACTTTTCCAAATCCTAGATTAGCCTGTAATGAAGGAATACTAGCATATGGAGGAGATTTGACTCCTGCAAGATTAATTTCTGCATATGCAAATGGAATTTTTCCTTGGTACAATGAAGATGAACCAATATTATGGTGGAGCCCAAACCCTAGATTAGTTATGGAATTAGATGAATTTAAATTATCAAAGAGTCTTGCAAAAACAATCAAAAAAAATAAATTTGAAATAAAATTTGATACAAATTTTACTCAAGTGATGATAGAGTGTAAAAATATGTTTAGACCAGACCAAGATGGAACTTGGCTTCAAGATGAACTTATAGAAGCTTATACAAATTTACATAATTTAGGATATGCACACTCTTTTGAAAGCTATTATGATGGTCAATTAGTTGGTGGAGGATATGGCTTAGTAATTGGTGATATGTTTTGTGGAGAATCTATGTTTGCAAAAAAAAGCGATGCTTCAAAAGTAGCTTTATATTATCTAGTACAAAGATTGAAAAAAAATGGTTTTAGTTTACTTGATTGTCAAACCCCCACAAATCACTTACAATCGCTTGGAGCAAAGTGTATAAGTAGAGATGAATTTTTAAATAGATTATCAATAGCAATAGAAAATTTTCCTAAGTTTTAA
- the cas7i gene encoding type I-B CRISPR-associated protein Cas7/Cst2/DevR, which translates to MFLNIAYITKVNLASLNGSEGTGGNITEMKKIASSNGEEYAYVSGQALRRYFKETLLQLGQRITEVSENGNPTFRDENGKYIDLDKNLKDVKELAYKKFIDLDLFGYMFPNGGRRWSPVKVTPLISIHPYKGEYDYLTRKQKPKKENEKSGNIVQIEIDTLNFMRGNIMVNTSHIGNEIDEYTYDVNEILDNEEKNTRLNIFLDAIKNFNGGAKQSRNLEDISPKFIVIATQKTGNPFLLNSLDVDIEGNINIENIKEAIEDNDVQSLTIGISKGIFKNEEEIKNSFENVVSVAKAIEEYKDILKSK; encoded by the coding sequence ATGTTTTTAAATATTGCATATATTACAAAAGTAAATTTAGCATCATTAAATGGTAGTGAAGGAACGGGTGGAAATATAACTGAAATGAAAAAAATAGCAAGTTCAAATGGTGAAGAGTATGCTTATGTTTCGGGACAAGCTTTAAGAAGATATTTTAAAGAAACATTACTCCAACTAGGACAAAGAATTACAGAAGTAAGTGAAAATGGTAATCCAACTTTTAGAGATGAAAATGGTAAATATATAGATCTTGATAAAAATTTAAAAGATGTAAAAGAATTGGCTTATAAAAAATTTATTGATCTTGATCTTTTTGGATATATGTTTCCAAATGGTGGCAGAAGATGGTCTCCCGTAAAAGTTACTCCACTAATCTCTATCCATCCATATAAAGGCGAATATGATTATCTTACAAGAAAACAGAAACCAAAAAAAGAAAATGAAAAAAGTGGAAATATTGTACAAATAGAGATAGATACATTAAATTTTATGAGAGGGAATATTATGGTAAATACTTCTCATATAGGAAATGAAATTGATGAATATACTTATGATGTAAATGAAATTTTAGATAATGAAGAAAAAAATACTAGATTAAATATCTTTTTAGATGCTATTAAAAACTTTAATGGCGGTGCAAAACAATCAAGAAACCTTGAAGATATTTCACCAAAGTTTATAGTAATAGCTACACAAAAAACGGGGAATCCATTTTTATTAAATAGCTTAGACGTGGATATTGAAGGCAATATAAATATTGAAAATATAAAAGAAGCTATTGAAGACAATGATGTACAATCTCTTACTATAGGTATATCAAAAGGGATATTCAAAAATGAAGAAGAGATAAAAAATAGCTTTGAAAATGTAGTTTCTGTAGCAAAGGCAATAGAAGAATATAAAGATATATTAAAGAGTAAATAA
- the clpA gene encoding ATP-dependent Clp protease ATP-binding subunit ClpA: MISNELRSIFAQAVSYAKSCKHEYLTLEHIFLMTLHDEVIESLLTNLGLNNDELFEKTKKYLDENTPVLPEGISDEPIESISLTKTIEQMVAHTQASGKRDAKVEDMFVAIIRDENSYGSYLLKSHGIQKVDILEEISHNVNDDFEDDELSKQDNKSSVLDKNTVELVQLAKKGEIDPVIGRENEISRVIQILSRRKKNNPILVGEPGVGKTAIAESLALEISKDDIPDTLKDAKIFSLDLGSLLAGTKYRGDFEKKLKALLKEIGEVKNAILFIDEIHTIVGAGSVGGSAMDASNILKPMLSNGKLRCIGATTFAEFRNDFSKDKALSRRFAKVDINEPSIEDTVTILEGLKSKYEEFHNVKYSKASVELAVELSKKYINDRFLPDSAIDVIDEVGSLKKIEANNSKKAITVTKEDIENVVAKMAHIPPKSATKSDITLLKSLEKNMQKRVFGQDDAIATIVKSIKRNKAGLGLDKKPIGSFLFTGPTGVGKTEVARELSTQLGIHFERFDMSEYMESHTISRLIGAPAGYVGFENGGLLTEAIRKHPHCVLLLDEIEKAHPDLMSVLLQVMDNAQLTDNSGNKADFQNVVLIMTSNLGATEANVMGFAKDENLNENKAINKFFAPEFRNRLDSTVNFKPLSIEIVTQVVGKFIEDLEKQLENKKVKINITARAKKELASLGYDKAMGARPLSRVISQKIKDELTDEILFGKLKKGGKVKIDFVKGEFTFKYDALS; this comes from the coding sequence ATGATTAGCAATGAATTAAGAAGTATTTTTGCACAAGCTGTAAGTTACGCAAAGTCATGCAAGCATGAATATTTAACATTAGAACATATTTTTTTAATGACATTACATGATGAGGTAATAGAGAGTTTACTTACAAATTTAGGTTTAAATAATGATGAATTATTTGAAAAAACAAAAAAATATTTAGATGAAAATACTCCTGTTTTACCAGAAGGTATAAGTGATGAGCCAATTGAAAGTATATCTTTGACAAAAACTATCGAACAAATGGTAGCTCATACACAAGCAAGTGGAAAAAGAGATGCAAAAGTTGAGGATATGTTTGTTGCTATAATAAGAGATGAAAATTCATATGGTTCTTATCTTTTAAAATCACATGGTATTCAAAAAGTTGATATATTAGAAGAGATTTCTCATAATGTAAATGATGATTTTGAGGATGATGAATTATCAAAACAAGATAATAAATCATCAGTATTAGATAAAAATACAGTAGAACTTGTGCAATTAGCAAAAAAAGGTGAAATTGATCCTGTAATTGGAAGAGAAAATGAAATATCAAGAGTTATTCAAATACTAAGTAGAAGAAAGAAAAATAATCCTATCTTAGTTGGAGAACCAGGTGTTGGGAAAACTGCTATTGCAGAAAGTTTAGCTCTTGAGATTTCTAAAGATGATATTCCTGATACATTAAAAGATGCAAAGATTTTTTCATTAGATTTAGGTTCATTACTTGCTGGTACAAAATATAGAGGTGATTTTGAAAAGAAATTAAAAGCACTTTTAAAAGAGATAGGTGAAGTTAAAAATGCTATTTTATTTATAGATGAGATCCATACTATTGTAGGTGCAGGTAGTGTTGGTGGTAGTGCTATGGATGCTTCTAATATTTTGAAACCAATGTTATCAAATGGAAAGTTAAGATGTATTGGTGCTACAACTTTTGCAGAGTTTAGAAATGATTTTTCAAAAGATAAAGCACTTAGTAGAAGATTTGCAAAAGTTGATATAAATGAACCTTCGATTGAAGATACAGTTACAATATTAGAAGGATTAAAATCAAAATATGAAGAATTTCATAATGTAAAATATAGTAAAGCCTCAGTTGAATTAGCAGTTGAGTTAAGTAAAAAATATATCAATGATAGATTTTTACCTGATAGTGCAATTGATGTAATAGATGAAGTTGGTTCTTTGAAAAAAATAGAAGCAAATAATAGTAAAAAAGCCATAACTGTTACAAAAGAAGATATAGAAAATGTAGTTGCAAAAATGGCACATATTCCACCAAAATCAGCAACAAAATCAGATATTACTTTACTAAAAAGTTTAGAAAAAAATATGCAAAAAAGAGTATTTGGACAAGATGATGCAATTGCAACTATTGTGAAATCAATTAAAAGAAATAAAGCTGGACTTGGACTTGATAAAAAGCCAATAGGAAGTTTTTTATTTACTGGACCAACAGGGGTCGGAAAAACAGAAGTTGCACGTGAACTATCAACTCAACTTGGAATACATTTTGAAAGATTTGATATGAGTGAATATATGGAATCTCATACAATATCTAGACTTATTGGTGCACCTGCTGGATATGTAGGATTTGAAAATGGTGGATTATTAACAGAAGCAATTAGAAAACATCCTCATTGTGTTTTATTGTTAGATGAAATAGAAAAAGCACATCCTGATTTAATGTCTGTACTTTTGCAAGTTATGGATAATGCACAATTAACTGATAATAGTGGGAATAAAGCAGATTTTCAAAATGTAGTATTAATTATGACATCAAATCTTGGTGCAACAGAGGCAAATGTTATGGGATTTGCAAAAGATGAAAATCTAAATGAAAATAAAGCAATTAATAAATTCTTTGCGCCAGAGTTTAGAAATAGACTTGATTCTACAGTTAATTTTAAACCATTAAGTATTGAGATTGTAACTCAAGTTGTTGGTAAATTTATAGAAGATTTAGAAAAACAACTTGAAAATAAAAAAGTAAAAATTAATATAACTGCAAGAGCTAAAAAAGAACTTGCATCATTGGGTTATGATAAAGCTATGGGCGCTAGACCACTATCAAGAGTGATAAGCCAAAAAATAAAAGATGAATTAACAGATGAAATTTTATTTGGGAAACTTAAAAAAGGTGGAAAAGTAAAAATAGATTTTGTAAAAGGTGAATTTACTTTCAAATATGATGCTTTAAGTTAA
- a CDS encoding sensor histidine kinase: MFHEKYLSKLIIFTPIVLIILVTTLVTFTQISKLENKFIDDSSKLKAKLINEEKNKLSQKIDTLNDYILYKKSTTKKLINEQIQKRVELVYNLVLNKYNKDTGILRQNEIKKDLINIIKQMNLNINGYFFLVEVKQKEFLPILYPSNRNYENKNILKTEDTLHSKFIKKVKDLLKNNNEGYVSYTLKQNINILNSYKKISYLKKFEPYNWVIGYGEYFEIIDNLLKEEVLNRINSLKFSSEQKIFVLDENNAILNKNPDNLTQIEDKDFIKKVKLYRKNNYDKTYFYWKKNYENLIAFKYIKDWNWVLVNSIDLKSLEKTIIDIIGNKKIEEKNFITYSIKIAFIVILIGSLLTFFLSKRIEMIFKSYKNNIESQRNALRNINVTLESKVKEKTKELEQLNEQLKDEVKKEVFKNREKDQMLFNQSKMAAMGEMIGNIAHQWRQPLSTISTAASGIAIKIDYNLVSPEEIKDDLKSIVNTTQYLSQTIEDFRNFFKENKQKEKFLLKESIVDSLNIVDSSFKNNYIEVVLNTEDIEVNTIRSELTQAILNVLTNAKDVLTDKINQFEEKRVIQINLYKDEEFAYIEIWDNGGGIKKEIINKIFEPYFTTKHQSQGTGIGLYMTREIIIKHLNGNIKVENINKKYQDKNYLGANFKIIIPVNSLA, from the coding sequence ATGTTTCATGAAAAATATTTATCTAAATTAATAATATTTACTCCTATAGTATTAATTATATTAGTTACAACTTTAGTAACATTTACACAAATTAGTAAATTAGAAAATAAGTTTATAGATGATAGTTCAAAGCTAAAAGCTAAACTTATAAATGAAGAAAAAAATAAACTTTCACAAAAAATAGATACTTTAAATGATTATATTTTATATAAAAAATCGACTACAAAAAAACTAATAAATGAACAAATACAAAAAAGAGTTGAGTTAGTTTATAATCTTGTATTAAATAAATATAATAAAGATACTGGAATATTAAGACAAAATGAAATAAAAAAAGATTTAATAAATATTATTAAGCAGATGAATCTTAATATTAATGGTTATTTCTTCTTAGTTGAAGTAAAACAGAAAGAATTTTTACCCATACTTTATCCTTCAAATAGAAATTATGAAAATAAAAATATTTTAAAAACAGAAGACACTTTACATAGTAAGTTTATAAAAAAAGTTAAAGATTTATTAAAAAATAATAATGAAGGCTATGTAAGTTATACATTAAAACAAAATATAAATATATTAAATAGTTATAAAAAAATATCTTACTTAAAAAAGTTTGAACCATATAATTGGGTAATAGGCTATGGTGAATATTTTGAAATAATTGATAATTTATTAAAAGAAGAAGTATTAAATAGAATAAATTCATTGAAATTTAGTAGTGAACAGAAGATATTTGTATTAGATGAAAATAATGCAATATTAAATAAAAATCCTGATAACTTAACACAAATAGAGGATAAAGACTTTATAAAAAAAGTAAAACTTTATAGAAAAAATAATTATGATAAAACTTACTTTTACTGGAAAAAAAATTATGAAAATCTTATTGCTTTTAAATATATAAAAGATTGGAATTGGGTTTTAGTTAATAGTATTGACTTGAAAAGTTTAGAAAAGACAATTATTGATATTATTGGTAATAAAAAAATAGAAGAAAAAAACTTTATAACATATAGTATAAAGATTGCATTTATTGTTATTTTAATAGGAAGTTTACTTACTTTCTTTTTATCTAAAAGAATAGAAATGATTTTTAAATCTTATAAAAACAATATAGAAAGTCAAAGAAATGCCTTAAGAAATATAAATGTAACTTTGGAATCAAAAGTAAAAGAAAAGACAAAAGAGTTAGAGCAATTAAATGAACAATTAAAAGATGAGGTTAAAAAAGAGGTTTTTAAAAATAGAGAAAAAGATCAAATGCTTTTTAATCAATCAAAAATGGCAGCAATGGGAGAGATGATAGGAAATATTGCCCATCAATGGAGACAACCTTTAAGTACTATAAGTACAGCAGCAAGTGGAATAGCAATTAAAATTGATTATAATTTAGTTTCACCAGAAGAGATAAAAGATGATTTAAAATCAATAGTAAATACTACACAATATTTATCTCAAACTATTGAAGATTTTAGGAATTTTTTTAAAGAAAATAAACAAAAAGAGAAATTTTTATTAAAAGAATCTATTGTAGATTCTTTAAATATAGTTGATTCATCTTTCAAAAATAATTATATAGAAGTAGTTTTAAATACAGAAGACATTGAAGTAAATACAATTAGAAGTGAATTGACTCAAGCTATATTAAATGTACTTACAAATGCAAAAGATGTATTAACAGATAAAATTAATCAGTTTGAAGAAAAAAGAGTTATACAAATAAATTTGTATAAAGATGAAGAGTTTGCATATATTGAGATATGGGATAATGGTGGAGGAATAAAAAAAGAGATAATAAATAAAATTTTCGAACCATATTTTACAACAAAACATCAAAGTCAGGGGACAGGAATAGGTCTTTATATGACAAGAGAGATTATTATCAAACATTTAAATGGAAATATAAAAGTTGAAAATATAAATAAAAAATACCAAGATAAAAATTATCTTGGCGCTAATTTTAAAATTATAATTCCTGTAAATAGTTTAGCTTAG
- a CDS encoding c-type cytochrome: protein MKKILISSFIAILLLSGCSEDKNKQKVDDSNVSKTNTSTEVKKDDELVDKLSDSGEKISNKVKEASKQIGEIVSKTSDEVGKEASKVVDDISKKSSEITEQVKEEMKSSSQKIQDSMNNIISSSKSTQVGKQLFLKCSGCHGINGEKEALGKSHIIKGWDKEKVVEALKGYKNGTYGSAMKGVMKSQVISLSDEEIDQLGEYISSL, encoded by the coding sequence ATGAAAAAAATTTTAATTAGTTCATTTATTGCAATTTTATTATTAAGTGGATGTTCTGAAGATAAAAACAAACAAAAAGTTGATGATAGTAATGTAAGTAAAACTAATACAAGTACAGAAGTTAAAAAAGATGATGAATTAGTAGATAAATTAAGTGATTCTGGTGAAAAAATATCTAATAAAGTTAAAGAAGCTTCTAAACAAATTGGTGAAATTGTATCTAAAACTTCAGATGAAGTAGGTAAAGAGGCCTCTAAAGTAGTAGATGATATATCAAAAAAAAGTAGTGAAATAACAGAACAAGTGAAAGAAGAAATGAAATCTTCAAGTCAAAAGATTCAAGATAGTATGAATAATATAATTTCAAGTAGTAAATCTACACAAGTTGGTAAACAATTATTTTTAAAATGTTCTGGATGTCATGGAATAAATGGTGAAAAAGAGGCTTTAGGAAAGTCTCATATAATAAAAGGTTGGGATAAAGAAAAAGTTGTTGAAGCATTAAAAGGGTACAAAAATGGAACTTATGGTTCAGCAATGAAAGGCGTAATGAAAAGCCAAGTAATATCATTAAGTGATGAAGAAATTGATCAATTAGGAGAGTATATCTCTTCTTTATAA